A window of Natator depressus isolate rNatDep1 chromosome 3, rNatDep2.hap1, whole genome shotgun sequence genomic DNA:
TCTTCCTCAGGCACCAGAAGTTGCTCCGTTACAGCGCCTTGTCCCTGCTGACTGCAGGCAGCGAGCATCTCGTCTCAGCCGTGGCATTCCAGTGCCCCTGCAACTCCTGGAACCTGCTCTACGGCTCTGTCTTCCTGCTGGTGCCTGCCCTGATCCTCTTTCTTCTTGGCTACCTGCTGAACGTCAGGACCTGGCGGCTGTTCACCGGCCGCTGTGCCCCAGGCGGGCGTTGCAGCTACATCCACAGGAAGCACTGCCGGCGCTACGTCAGTGTGTTCTGGCTGGTGACGGTGAGCGCTGCTGTGGCCCCGCTCACCTGGATCGCCGTGGCCCTGCTTGGGGCCAACTTCTATGAGTGCGCAGCAAGTGGGAGCAGCCTGTTGCAGAGGCACCTGTGCCAAGGCAGAGGGACCCAGTGCCATGAGCAGGTGGCCAAAATGCCCTGCGGTGGGAATCTCTCCCAAGAGGCAAAGATATCTCTGAGCTTTCATGCTCAGTCCCAGGTATGGTCTCTTCCGTCTCTTGATTTATCCTATTGGCTTTAACCCCAGGGAGGTGCATTGCATGCGGAGTGATTTCTGGAGAGATGGAGGGGCAGCATAAGTAGTTCAGTTAAACCTAGGTGCTGTCCCTACAGGTGCCACCTTAGCTTACTTGTGCTGATGTGATGGCCTAGGGATGCAGCCTCAAGACCATAATATGAAAAAGAAATTCTTGCACATATATAATTAGCAAAATATTCTAAACCGGCTAAAAGAAAGGTAATACATTGTTAGTTGCATCTCCCACTGCAGTCTATATTGCTCTCTAACATTTTGGCCTGCTGTATATCTGAGGAGATTGCTTCATAACGATGTTCATGCCTTTTCCTTTGAGGCAAGTTAAGAATAAGCCTGCACGGGCAGGGAACTTGACTGGATATCACATAAATGGGCTTTCCCATCCGTAGATTTTCTACCAGTTTCAAAAGAGATGTATTGTGAATTTCTCTGCTCTTTTTCCATTTCCTTGCCTCTCTTTATATCATGAATGATTCTAAGTTCAGTTCCCATACATAAGAGGAAGCTGGTGtttatttaaaatctttaatAACAGCAGAGTATTAGCATGTGAAAAAGGTTGCATTGAGAGTCTGACTGTGGGTCCCCAGTTTGAAATCACTGTCAATTTCACACTCATATTCCAGGAATAaggtttaatttttgtttccctgAAAACAAGGTAGCTATAGATTGTGGAGAGCTGAAAAGGAAGAATatgtttgtttcccccctcccctttctttgTAAAAAAGAGTCCTAAAAAGTTTTgggacttttttgtttgttcttgttttaaTTTCTCCTGTTTTCTTCCATTAGAAATCCAGGTCTGATCATCTCCTCTTTTCACTATCAGACTATAAGACTTTGACTTCACTAAGAAAAAAGGGTGTATCCTTAACTGGAGTTTTCTAACTGGAGGTAAAATCCAAGTGAAGACGTGGCATTTTGTAGTTTTCTTGTGAGTAAGCAGTTCAAGTTAATTACTCAGCTGCCCCAGAGGCaacttgtgtgaaaactacagactgccttgtcttcactgggatttAACCTTGAATGAACTAactcaagttaagaacacaccttttttccctAGTGAAGATGTGGCCTGTGGTTGACTAGAGAACTAGAAGATTTGTGAAATCAGGGAAACCATGTAATTGAAGTCTGATTAGTTGAGATGGGAAGAGATTTTTATTCACTTAGTTTAACATTCTTTGTTTTTTATCAGCACCCGTTTAACTCAAACATGTCAGAGAAAAGAGTTGGAAAAATTGGTCAAAGAGTTAGCACACTGTTCCTTCAAGTAACAGGCTGGGATGGGAAAGGTCCCAACCCATATTTGTGAATCATGCAAAAAACCTGGCAAAACCAGGGGAGATAAGATAGGctgttcctgatatttctaaggtaaagaaaaaaaacaggaaaaaggttagactcttattatttattattattttaaattgggTCTTTATACATAACTAAAAAGCAAAAAGGGatacaaacccattttttctttGATGGTCAACtttaaatattataaaaatacCTTGGCTTTTTTACTTGTAAGACTCAATCTGTGGGAGGTCTTATATGAAAGTGGACACTATTCACTTTTCCCCTAGTCAGCATTTCCAGCCATTTCCAACAGAATGTTGGATAGAAACCTGAACCTACCCACAGTCAGGATGGATTATTCTCTTCCAACCCCAAAATCTCAACCCAGGCCCTTGAAGTTTAGCACACTTTGCTGGGATTGTTCATATACATGGGGTACCCACTCTCCACAGACACCACAGTATGATGGGCTTTTCA
This region includes:
- the CALHM6 gene encoding calcium homeostasis modulator protein 6, encoding MEKFRTVFDFFLRHQKLLRYSALSLLTAGSEHLVSAVAFQCPCNSWNLLYGSVFLLVPALILFLLGYLLNVRTWRLFTGRCAPGGRCSYIHRKHCRRYVSVFWLVTVSAAVAPLTWIAVALLGANFYECAASGSSLLQRHLCQGRGTQCHEQVAKMPCGGNLSQEAKISLSFHAQSQVLGWILIASIMILVLAVTCINHCHSPVSFLQLRFWKIYLEKEREVFEKKAKEHATKLAERNLKCFFESTKPEPFQTPSNKDWQQISSLYAFSTKGQYYSMIHKYISGNRGTSIRSTKEDVFSPALGFVDGTDFNEMGTM